The Agelaius phoeniceus isolate bAgePho1 chromosome 4, bAgePho1.hap1, whole genome shotgun sequence genome includes a region encoding these proteins:
- the YIPF7 gene encoding protein YIPF7 → MSSFEQFHIDFYQSNYTIEDQEEGCNSYGSDKNLCESRKRQAEEQPAGGAFVPSDMLLSPQSYSGSILQPACSPGAPSQLGYVDGFDEEPPLLEELGINFEHIWQKTLTVLNPMKPADGSIMNETDLTGPMVFCLALGATLLMAGKVHFGYVYGMSAIGCLAMHALLNLMSVSGVSHGCVASVLGYCLLPMVILSSAAVLFSLQGTPGTVLALFIIGWCSLSASKIFTSALAMEGQQLLIAYPCALLYGLFALLTVF, encoded by the exons ATGTCAAGTTTTGAGCAGTTTCACATCGACTTTTACCAGTCTAATTATACCATAGAGGACCAGGAAGAAGGTTGCAACAGCTATGGCTCAGACAAAAACCTCTGTGAAAGCAGAAA GAGGCAGGCAGAAGAGCAGCCTGCAGGCGGGGCGTTTGTGCCATCGGACATGCTGCTGTCCCCGCAGAGCTACTCGGGCAGCATTCTGCAGCCAGCCTGCAGTCCCGGCGCTCCTTCTCAGCTTGGTTACGTGGATGGATTTGACGAGGAACCCCCTTTGCTAGAAG AACTTGGGATCAATTTTGAGCATATATGGCAGAAAACATTAACAGTTCTAAACCCAATGAAGCCTGCAGATGGCAGCATTATGAATGAGACAGACCTCACTGGACCTATGGTTTTCTGTTTGGCCCTTGGAGCAACGTTGCTGATG GCAGGGAAAGTTCATTTTGGCTACGTGTACGGGATGAGTGCCATCGGGTGCCTTGCCATGCATGCCCTGCTGAACCTGATGAGCGTCTCAGGAGTCTCTCATGGCTGTGTTGCAAGTGTGCTGGGCTACTGCCTGCTGCCCATGGTCATCCTGTCCTCTGCTGCAGTTCTCTTCTCACTGCA GGGGACCCCAGGAACTGTGTTAGCTCTGTTTATTATTGGATGGTGCAGTTTGTCAGCCTCCAAAATTTTTACGTCTGCATTGGCTATGGAaggacagcagctcctgatTGCATACCCATGTGCTTTACTTTATGGACTTTTTGCACTTCTGACAGTTTTCTGA